One region of Seriola aureovittata isolate HTS-2021-v1 ecotype China chromosome 15, ASM2101889v1, whole genome shotgun sequence genomic DNA includes:
- the LOC130183075 gene encoding uncharacterized protein C11orf87 homolog: MTARTSEASGLSVPLHRCNGVLQANNGTCAEQLSLFPPFSSTLALLVLVAVLVGIILVSLATFHFHKRKLRNRKIQRAQEEYERDSRSPARAGASGEPARPCVIVRPVRCEEKLSCQSTDSGDVTAAAEDKQALHETVPLDC, encoded by the coding sequence ATGACAGCCAGAACCTCTGAGGCCTCGGGACTGTCGGTGCCGCTGCACCGCTGTAACGGGGTTCTCCAGGCCAACAACGGCACCTGCGCGGAGCAGCTCAGCCTCTTTCCGCCGTTCTCCTCCACCCTCGCGCTCCTCGTGCTGGTGGCCGTGCTCGTGGGGATCATCCTCGTTTCCCTGGCAACGTTCCACTTCCACAAGAGGAAGCTCCGGAATAGGAAGATCCAGCGCGCGCAGGAGGAATACGAGCGCGACAGTCGCAGCCCCGCGCGCGCCGGGGCGAGCGGGGAGCCCGCGAGGCCGTGCGTCATCGTCCGACCGGTGAGATGTGAGGAGAAGCTCTCGTGCCAGAGCACGGACAGCGGGGACGTCACCGCAGCGGCTGAGGACAAACAGGCGCTGCACGAGACGGTTCCCCTTGACTGTTAA